A region of Pyxidicoccus parkwaysis DNA encodes the following proteins:
- a CDS encoding leucyl aminopeptidase, which produces MNFSFVSGDATKASGELLVIPLFEGELGDTAPSSLAAADSALEGRLRGAAAQEGFKAKAEQSFLMHTHGRATAERVMLLGLGNRARFNPEVLRLAAGRAVKAAQRLKVGSVAFVLPATDSAENAVRAVVEGLGLGLYRFDKYKSSARDEKNPAKVAKVALVLPDGTEKSKGLEDALALGRRVAEATNWARDLVNEPPNAVTPTVLAEAARQAAKEGGLQVTIGGRKEIEKLDMGMFLGVTAGSAEEPRLIHVVYTPKNARDAKRPPLALVGKAITFDSGGLSLKPTEGMVEMKTDMAGSAAVLGAMKVIAALKPPFPVHAFIGACENMPSGTAYKPGDILTSRLGKTVEITNTDAEGRLVLGDILTWAVEHKPSAVIDLATLTGACVIALGNYIVGAFGEHDGAVNEVLQAARTAGEEMWRMPVSELQKDALRSEVADMKNSGERWGGSINAALFLKEFVADTPWVHLDIAGPSNSPKERGYLSKGGTGVGVRTLVEWVRLRTETQAANPDAYELPAAPAAKKAGKGARKSARS; this is translated from the coding sequence ATGAATTTCAGCTTCGTCTCCGGCGACGCAACGAAGGCGAGCGGCGAGCTGCTCGTCATTCCCCTCTTCGAGGGAGAGCTGGGAGACACCGCTCCGTCCTCGCTGGCCGCGGCCGACTCCGCCCTGGAGGGACGCCTGCGCGGCGCCGCCGCCCAGGAGGGCTTCAAGGCCAAGGCAGAGCAGTCCTTCCTCATGCACACCCATGGCCGCGCCACCGCGGAGCGCGTGATGCTGCTCGGCCTGGGCAACCGCGCCCGCTTCAACCCCGAGGTGCTGCGCCTGGCCGCCGGCCGTGCGGTGAAGGCGGCGCAGCGGCTGAAGGTGGGCTCGGTGGCCTTCGTGCTGCCCGCCACGGACTCGGCGGAGAACGCCGTGCGCGCGGTGGTGGAGGGCCTGGGGCTGGGCCTCTACCGCTTCGACAAGTACAAGTCCTCCGCCCGCGACGAGAAGAACCCCGCCAAGGTGGCCAAGGTGGCCCTGGTGCTGCCCGACGGCACCGAGAAGTCGAAGGGCCTGGAGGACGCACTGGCGCTGGGCCGGCGCGTGGCGGAGGCCACCAACTGGGCGCGAGACCTGGTGAATGAGCCGCCCAACGCGGTGACGCCGACGGTGCTGGCCGAGGCCGCGCGGCAGGCGGCGAAGGAAGGTGGCCTGCAGGTCACCATCGGCGGGCGGAAGGAAATCGAGAAGCTCGACATGGGCATGTTCCTGGGCGTCACCGCCGGGAGCGCCGAGGAGCCGCGCCTCATCCACGTCGTCTACACGCCGAAGAACGCGCGCGACGCGAAGCGCCCGCCGCTGGCACTGGTGGGCAAGGCGATTACGTTCGACTCGGGCGGCCTGTCGCTGAAGCCCACCGAGGGCATGGTGGAGATGAAGACGGACATGGCCGGCTCGGCCGCGGTGCTGGGCGCGATGAAGGTCATCGCCGCGCTCAAGCCGCCCTTCCCCGTGCATGCCTTCATCGGCGCGTGCGAGAACATGCCGTCCGGCACCGCGTACAAGCCCGGTGACATCCTCACCTCGCGCCTGGGCAAGACGGTGGAAATCACCAACACGGACGCGGAGGGCCGCCTCGTGCTGGGGGATATCCTCACCTGGGCGGTGGAGCACAAGCCGTCCGCCGTCATCGACCTGGCCACGCTCACGGGCGCGTGTGTCATCGCGCTGGGCAACTACATCGTCGGCGCCTTCGGCGAGCACGACGGCGCGGTGAACGAGGTGCTGCAGGCCGCGCGCACGGCGGGCGAGGAGATGTGGCGCATGCCGGTGAGTGAGCTGCAGAAGGACGCGCTGCGCTCCGAGGTCGCGGACATGAAGAACTCCGGCGAGCGCTGGGGTGGCTCCATCAACGCGGCGCTGTTCCTCAAGGAGTTCGTCGCCGACACGCCGTGGGTGCACCTGGACATCGCCGGTCCGTCCAACAGCCCCAAGGAGCGCGGCTACCTGAGCAAGGGTGGTACGGGCGTGGGCGTGCGCACGCTGGTGGAGTGGGTGCGGCTGCGCACGGAGACGCAGGCCGCCAATCCCGACGCGTACGAGCTGCCCGCGGCTCCCGCGGCGAAGAAGGCCGGCAAGGGCGCGCGCAAGTCCGCGCGTTCGTAA
- a CDS encoding sulfite exporter TauE/SafE family protein has product MTVLLLIMAGGLAGSLGAMLGIGGGIVLVPALVLLFGIPLEEAVPASLMCVVANSCAAAAGYVHNHLSDIRLGLTLELATVLGAVSGGLVATMVAPAMVAVVFGLFTLYVSLQMMLLRSPRQEPATLDDYTPMNYPLGISGSFIAGGLSSLLGVGGGPLKVPLMSYGMRVPFKVASATSNMMVGVTGAASVAAYALRGHLKLALVSPLVVGVLCGAYVGSRLMPKMPTAVLKKLFALVLFVVAGQMLWKGGAGLWPSMVK; this is encoded by the coding sequence ATGACGGTCCTACTCCTCATCATGGCGGGCGGCCTCGCGGGCTCTCTCGGGGCGATGCTTGGCATTGGGGGAGGCATCGTCCTCGTCCCCGCGTTGGTGTTGCTCTTCGGCATCCCCCTCGAGGAGGCGGTGCCGGCCAGCCTCATGTGCGTGGTGGCCAACTCATGCGCGGCGGCCGCGGGCTACGTGCACAATCACCTGAGCGACATCCGTCTCGGGCTCACGTTGGAGCTGGCCACGGTGCTGGGCGCCGTCTCCGGAGGGCTCGTCGCGACGATGGTGGCTCCGGCGATGGTGGCGGTGGTGTTCGGCCTGTTCACCCTCTACGTGTCGCTGCAGATGATGCTGCTGCGCTCGCCGCGGCAGGAGCCGGCGACGCTGGATGACTACACGCCCATGAACTATCCGCTGGGCATCTCCGGCTCGTTCATCGCGGGCGGGCTGTCCTCGCTGCTGGGCGTGGGCGGCGGTCCGCTGAAGGTGCCGCTGATGAGCTACGGCATGCGCGTGCCGTTCAAGGTGGCCAGCGCCACCAGCAACATGATGGTGGGCGTGACGGGCGCCGCGAGCGTGGCCGCGTATGCCCTGCGTGGCCACTTGAAGCTGGCGCTGGTCTCTCCATTGGTGGTGGGCGTGTTGTGCGGCGCGTACGTGGGCAGCCGGCTGATGCCGAAGATGCCCACCGCGGTGCTCAAGAAGCTCTTCGCCCTGGTGTTGTTCGTGGTGGCGGGCCAGATGTTGTGGAAGGGAGGGGCGGGACTGTGGCCGAGCATGGTGAAGTGA
- a CDS encoding tetratricopeptide repeat protein, whose protein sequence is MHPTDDSQRAHILDALQKQKNALASLRITGSPSEVGQGLVNLAELHGLLDDHAASRECYEEALGLFQQAKYKPGQAQALLGLGIVKANFEDHRGAVEQIAKAALLFNEAKDREGEALARACIGESLRSMGQPEAAEEKYQEALILLRQTRNHERIARLLLDIGDIRMEKGEYEPARKRFLEAVPLLEQGEDPEALAQGHLLLGESEGLLGNHDGARPHLLRAVELYEELHDHVYEARARWDLGLSCYYLQDFAAARAQFEAVLPLYEEQGRADEVAKVRNVLAHFTARGV, encoded by the coding sequence ATGCACCCGACCGACGACTCCCAACGCGCCCACATCCTCGACGCCCTCCAGAAGCAGAAGAACGCGCTGGCCTCGCTGCGCATCACCGGCTCGCCCAGCGAGGTGGGCCAGGGCCTGGTGAACCTCGCGGAGCTGCATGGCCTGCTGGACGACCATGCCGCGAGCCGCGAGTGCTACGAGGAGGCGCTCGGCCTCTTCCAGCAGGCGAAGTACAAGCCCGGTCAGGCGCAGGCGCTCCTGGGCCTGGGAATCGTCAAGGCGAACTTCGAGGACCACCGCGGCGCGGTGGAGCAAATCGCCAAGGCGGCCCTGCTCTTCAACGAGGCGAAGGACCGCGAGGGCGAGGCCCTGGCCCGCGCCTGCATCGGCGAGTCCCTGCGCTCCATGGGTCAGCCCGAGGCCGCCGAGGAGAAGTACCAGGAGGCGCTCATCCTCCTGCGCCAGACGCGCAACCATGAGCGGATTGCCCGGCTGCTGCTCGACATCGGCGACATCCGCATGGAGAAGGGCGAGTACGAGCCCGCCCGCAAGCGCTTCCTGGAGGCCGTGCCGCTGCTGGAGCAGGGCGAGGACCCGGAGGCGCTCGCGCAGGGCCACCTGCTCCTGGGTGAGTCCGAGGGCCTCTTGGGCAACCACGACGGCGCCCGTCCCCACCTGCTGCGCGCGGTGGAGCTCTACGAAGAGCTGCACGACCACGTCTACGAGGCGCGGGCCCGGTGGGACCTCGGCCTGTCCTGCTACTACCTCCAGGACTTTGCCGCGGCCCGCGCGCAGTTCGAGGCGGTGCTGCCGCTCTACGAGGAGCAGGGCCGCGCGGACGAGGTCGCCAAGGTCCGCAACGTGCTGGCCCACTTCACCGCTCGCGGCGTCTGA
- a CDS encoding helix-turn-helix domain-containing protein codes for MNDNALNANVGLKLRGLRLARNIKQADAAKDLGVSPAYLNLIEKGKRVMPFPLLWKALRYFDQDPEQFMSTLGEGRVDEALAKLLDEPLLKSLDIDPESLQSLSAEPKLAGTVAALFNLYKNTRTQLENVLAQLNVEERTRAQGGAQNGTVPGVRFDYSPFDEVSDFLEKHRNYFPELEEQAEALRRDVRLERQLTSGQLIRLLEERFGYRVNFDDPAPSGSSVVRRLDPDEKTLTLSPFLTEQPLKFQIAASIGLLVMDREKLLERILESGRMRHAETARLIKVNLANYFAGALMLPYGDFFKEVQRTRYDVELLSSIFGSTYETVAHRLCNLSDPKRQGLPFHFLRADIAGNISKRYSGTGIRFATGGGSCAKWAVHLAFLNPSQITRQYSIMPDGTTYFCFAKVQLQPIEGSIVKGTAYSIGLGTHAENAKYLAYGLPTTDLRKDAIPSGISCRFCERTDCNQRAAASYRFAFAFDEYTKKDCFFSPLLVHEKERNGHHASDSGAVNGSHGAAVNGTHMSEKDDSLDKASRRRKGGDA; via the coding sequence ATGAACGACAATGCACTGAATGCCAACGTGGGCCTGAAGCTCCGTGGGCTGCGCCTTGCACGCAACATCAAGCAGGCGGACGCGGCCAAGGATTTGGGGGTGTCCCCCGCGTACCTGAACCTCATCGAGAAGGGGAAGCGGGTGATGCCCTTCCCGCTGCTCTGGAAGGCCCTGCGCTACTTCGACCAGGACCCCGAGCAGTTCATGTCCACGCTGGGCGAAGGCCGCGTGGACGAGGCGCTGGCGAAGCTCCTCGACGAGCCGCTGCTCAAGAGCCTCGACATCGACCCCGAGTCCCTCCAGTCGCTGTCCGCCGAGCCGAAGCTGGCCGGCACGGTGGCCGCGCTCTTCAACCTCTACAAGAACACGCGCACACAGTTGGAGAACGTGCTGGCGCAGCTCAACGTGGAGGAGCGCACGCGGGCGCAGGGCGGCGCGCAGAACGGCACGGTGCCCGGCGTCCGCTTCGACTACTCGCCCTTCGACGAGGTCAGCGACTTCCTGGAGAAGCACCGCAACTACTTCCCGGAGCTGGAGGAGCAGGCCGAGGCGCTGCGCCGCGACGTGCGCCTGGAGCGCCAGCTCACCAGCGGCCAGCTCATCCGGCTGCTGGAGGAGCGCTTCGGCTACCGGGTGAACTTCGACGACCCGGCGCCCAGCGGCTCGTCGGTGGTGCGGCGGTTGGACCCGGACGAGAAGACGCTGACGCTCTCGCCCTTCCTCACCGAGCAGCCGCTGAAGTTCCAGATTGCCGCGTCCATCGGCCTGCTCGTCATGGACCGCGAGAAGCTGCTGGAGCGCATCCTCGAGTCGGGCCGCATGCGCCACGCCGAGACGGCGCGGCTCATCAAGGTGAACCTGGCCAACTACTTCGCCGGCGCGCTGATGCTGCCCTACGGGGACTTCTTCAAGGAGGTGCAGCGCACGCGCTACGACGTGGAGCTGCTCTCCAGCATCTTCGGCTCCACGTACGAGACGGTGGCCCACCGGCTGTGCAACCTGTCGGACCCGAAGCGGCAGGGCCTCCCCTTCCACTTCCTGCGCGCGGACATCGCCGGCAACATCTCCAAGCGCTACAGCGGCACCGGCATCCGCTTCGCCACCGGCGGCGGCTCCTGCGCGAAGTGGGCCGTGCACCTGGCCTTCCTCAACCCGTCCCAGATTACGCGGCAGTACTCCATCATGCCGGACGGCACGACGTACTTCTGCTTCGCGAAGGTGCAGTTGCAGCCGATTGAAGGCTCCATCGTGAAGGGCACGGCGTACTCCATCGGCCTGGGCACGCATGCGGAGAACGCGAAGTACCTCGCGTACGGCCTGCCCACCACGGACCTGCGCAAGGACGCGATTCCGTCCGGCATCTCCTGCCGCTTCTGCGAGCGCACGGACTGCAACCAGCGCGCGGCCGCCAGCTACCGCTTCGCCTTCGCCTTCGACGAGTACACGAAGAAGGACTGCTTCTTCTCGCCGCTGCTCGTCCACGAGAAGGAGCGCAACGGCCACCACGCCTCGGATAGCGGCGCGGTGAATGGCTCGCACGGCGCGGCCGTCAACGGGACTCACATGAGCGAGAAGGACGATTCGTTGGACAAGGCGTCCCGTCGCCGCAAGGGTGGCGACGCCTGA